The genomic segment ACCTAGAAGGGCAATTTGAGAAAGAAGTGAGAAGAAGGACTCTTTAATTGCTTTATTCACACCCTCAGAAATAGAGAGAACTTCATCAATAACTATTGTTAAATGAGTGAAATGATGTTCAGGATTCTCGTATAGAATCGCTTGGCGTTGATTGATGAGATTCAAACTTTTGGAAAGTGCTTCATTGAGTTCAGAAACAAAGTCGGATTTACTGCGATTCATTTCTGGGTGTATTACTTTCACATCATTGACTTTTGCCCAACGCGAGGGAGTGTCAAACTTTGGGTCAATTACAATCAAATCTGAGATGGGTTTGAGCACTGTTAGAAAGTACGTCAAAGCATAAGATTTTCCACTTCCAGAATTCCCCGCAATTGCAATGCTAGTTACCTTATCGTAATCAATGGAGAGATTTTCCATGAGGGGGATTCTTGTTCCACTTTGTGAAGAGGCGAATTGTTCTAAATTTGAAATAATGAGCCGTTTTGAAATTCCTATTTTCCACGGAAAGAACAAGGCACGTTGAACGTGAATATCATCGGTATTAAGTGGGACAAAATAAGCGGAGGTTTGCTTTAACAAAGTGTAGCGTGGATAAAGAGATGCACTGGCGATTAGGAAAATCTTCTGATACAATTCGTCATCAATGACGTAGCCTGCTGGCAAGCGAGGGATAAAATAAAATCCCTCTGTCTTTATCTTAACATCGAAAGAATTCGTATAGCTTGTTTCTCCTTGCATTTGTGATCCGAGCGCCATGTTTAAACTTTGGAGAATGTAGAGATTGAGTTGTGAGTCTGTCATTATTTGAACTCTTTTATTCCATCTGCCTTGAAATAGACATTATAAGATACTTCCACAGCTTGAAGGTTAATAAACTCCACCACTGACAAATAGGGTGGAAGTTGAACTTCATTAGAAAATTTGACTTCAAAAGGAGGCAAACCAACCTGTGTAAACCACGCTTTATAAGCGATAATTTCCCCTGTTGGCTTCTTATCCTCAAATTTTTGTTGGGGAGTAAGTGAATCAGAAATAGAATGAACAGGCTTGCTCTTATCTAAGATGGAATGAGCGAGTGATGATGAGTAACCATCTTGACGACGTGTATTAAATTTCATGTGTAGGATTCCTTTCTAGAATCTAAATAGTAGTGTGTGACTGCTCGATTTATATCCTGAGCTGGATTTATTTTACTTTCTTATCTATCAGGAGAAATAAATCGAAATTTCGGAGATTTTTATAAAAGAACTTCCTTTGACATATTTTTCTAAACTATTTTATGTTAAAATGATCAAATAAAAGGCAGAAACGCTCCATACGTAAAAAAGCCAATTAAGAGGTGAGTCCTAATTGGCTTTAGTTTTATTTTACAAGTGATTGAAGATGTGTAAATATCTTCACAAAGTGTTTCTTAACTGTTTTATCACTCATTTGAATCCCTTTGGTAAGGAGAGTCTCGGATAATTCTTTCCAATTTTGATGATTGGGATAAAATCCAGATTCTTGATACGTTGTAAAGATAATGAAATCAATAGGTTTCAGAGTCTCTAAAGCTGCTTCTAACCTATCCTTATGCTCATTCTGCTTTTCCTTAGCCATCAAAGCCTCCTCTGGATTTAAGTCGCTACTGGTTAGAAAATCTTCTAGCTCGTTCGATTTGGTTATTCCGACTTTGTAGTTTGTACTATGTACATGATGATAGCGAAGCTTACGCTGATGATTTGCTTCAATTTTTTTAGCTAATGCTTCAGAAGCTTTTGTATTAACATTTTGTGCGGTTTCAACAATTTCTTTGTAAAGCTTCTCTAAAGCTTTAGCATCCAAGAGTTGCGTTTTTTAATAAATCATGATATTTATTTTCTAAAGCTTTCAAATTTCCGCGATTGATCGCTTCGATGAGTTCTTTATCATGACGTTCTTCAATTTTAGTCATTGGGCTTCTTCCCGCCAAAAGGAAGGAAAGAAACAATCTCTAATTTTGATAAAAGGTGTCAAAACTTTGGAGAAAATCAGAATTGGCAAATATTTATTCACTTCTTCTGTGTTTCAATCCGTCCGTTTTGATGGCGCCACCATTTTTGGACTTTTAGAATTTATCAAGACTTACTATTTCTTGATATACTTATCATCTCAAAATATAAAATCAACAAAAAGGCAAAATGCAAGAAACAATATCTTTGTGAAAAAAGGAGCAAAAAGTAGATGGGGAATTTTATAAATGAACTTTTGAATAACTTGAGTAAAATGGGATTTACCTACAATAAGATTCATGAAAGAACAGGAATAGCAAAACTTAATCTGTCAAAGTGGAGAAATGGAGAGAGTAAGCCCAATCAAGACAACTTGTTAAAATTACGGGATTTTGCTTTGGAACTCCTCACCGAAAATGGATTTAATTTTCCCCTAAAAAAGGAATATAGGGAACCACTTGAAAAATTTTATAGATATGCGGAAGAAGTTTTACAAGAAATGCCAAAAAAGAACCATAAGGAAGCAACTATTCTGTCAGACCATGTAGATAATCAAGAAGCACTGCAATTTTTAAAACCAGCATTGGATTTTGGACTGTTTGATTCATACATAAACTTTAATAGCAGGAGTGGCTTTAATCTTGAGCATAAAGGACAGATTGAGCGGAAAATTGAAAAACAGTATCAATCCATGTTTATTTTAAACTTTAATTTATTGATTGATTTTATTGATAATAACTCAGATAAAGATGTTAAAGCTTTACTTTGTAAAAACTGGACGAGAGAACGAGCTGAGCAATTTTATAATAATCTTCCGCATGAAGAAGACTATGAAGAGCTTGAGAATGTTTCTTTCATCCCATCTATTGCGGAATTTTGGCTTGCACAGAAATTAAAAGTAAGCAAAACTCAAATTAGAAACTGGAAAATTGGAAAAGACTTTCCAACAGAAGAAAACCTATCTAAATTGAAGAAGCTATTACATTTGAATGGTAAGATGGCGTTTTTAGGCTATGAATTTCCAAAATGGCAACTTGAAAGTATGTTTTTACCAGACATAGATGAAAAATTAAGAAAAAAAGATGAAGATTTTCTCTATTACGAAACTCTAGAATTTTTTATTCAGGTTCTGTTTTTCTACTGTGGTGAGACTTTGCTTATCAAGCAATTAAAAGATGATATGGAAAATAGCTTGACCGAGGAAGTGCAGGAAAATGTAGTAACTGAATTTTTTAGAGAATTCCATAATCTGAAAGTAGTACGTGAAATTATTCCAAATGAGGAGACTTATAAAAATTTGCCAAATTTAGCTTCTTATTTTGATATGAGTGATCAACAGGTTGATTACATACTTAGAAAAGATGAATCATTGTTAAGACAAGTCTTTAAGAAAGAGCATGTGAACTTACTAAAAGAAGTAAGTGAAAATAGATGCTTCGTTGAAGAGCAGAAAGAACAGCTAGATGAGCTTGTTTCTCTTCTTGAAAATAGGAAAGGCGTAAATTTTCCTTATTTCAAATTTAGATTCTTGTATTTCCCAGATAATCATAGTGTAGATGATGTTGAAGAAATAACACAAGGGTTGGCGTTATTTTTAACAATTCCAAGTATATTCAAGTGGTTTCATTCAGACTATTCTTTTGAAAATTTATCAGATAAAGAGCAAAGTGAGGTTATGGGCTTTGCCAATTTGGCTCTTCTGAATAATAACCAAGAGTTAAAAGAAAAGGTAAAAAGGTATGCGATTAAAAAGCTTAGAAGTGACACTGAGTTGCCCTATTACGATTTATTAGTTTTCTTTGAAGATTTAACAGTGCCGTCAGTAGTGCAAAAAATATTTGGTAAAAAGTAGGATTTTATGCTATTTTTCTTTTTCGGAAATATAGAATGTTTTGATAAATTAGAGAAGCCCTGATAAGGTATCTAGTATCGCATCAAGATATAATATAAAAAATCTATAATTCTTGATCAGATAGTGATAAATTTTTATTTGATATAGTTTAGATGAAGTTCGTCATATCGCTAACAATGAATAAAAAAACTTGCAAATTATTAATGATAAAACATAAATTGCATTTGGAGAGTTAACAATATAAAACGAGTTCGCAATTTAATAGTAAATTTGCAAAGTCGGTAAAAGGAGTTTCAAAGAGTTAGGTTAATGAAATTTTCCGACTTCCATACTTACAGAATGTTTTAAAGAGCTTATAAGATATAATGAGGAGAAATATGTAAATTTCTCTCAAAAGATATCTGTATTAGCAATCGTTATATTGTTGAGTAAAAGTCATCTCTAAGGGTGATAAAAATAGTAAAAAAAACAGATAGATTGTAAATTATATCTGTTTTTTTCTTTAAGTAATATTTATTTTGGAATAACAGATTGACGTTCTGCATGCATTCCGAGCTGGTCTTCTGAAACATCATAAATATAATCGCCATCTGTTGCAAAAATTTTATCAATAACAGAAGTAGAGTATTTAAATCCGAATTTTAATTTTTCTTTTGAATCTCTAGATATCTTATCAAAGTCTATAGAGTCAAGTTCTATTGGTGTTAGAGCAACTAGTTTACTCACATTGATGTTATTCCTTCTTGAATAAAGTTGGTTTATAGTCGTTATAGGAAATGGCTTGTCATGAAGTAATAAAGGTTTGCTGTCAAGAAGATTTTCTAAATCAGAATTACCTGATTTTTTTATACCAGCTTCATCTGTTTCTTCATTGACAGAATTGAAGAATGATCCATTTTTAATGAAGCTGTATTCATTAAGTTTAGAGGTATCTTTCAGAAGGCTACTTATTTCATCTTTATCTTGTAGTGTATCACTAAAGACATAAGTTGCTTCAGCTTTATCATCAAGGTATAAATCACTTGAGTATGATAATGGAACTAGAAAATAGATTCCGTTTTTTTCCACAACTCGGCCTTGAGAAAGTGTGTTATATTCTCCATAATTAGCATAGAAGGGGTTTGTTTGCACCTCATTATTTTCATCAAAATAAAATTCTATTTTTGAGGAATGAGCGGCTTCCTCCATCGGTGCTTGA from the Lactococcus allomyrinae genome contains:
- a CDS encoding cell division protein FtsK; amino-acid sequence: MTDSQLNLYILQSLNMALGSQMQGETSYTNSFDVKIKTEGFYFIPRLPAGYVIDDELYQKIFLIASASLYPRYTLLKQTSAYFVPLNTDDIHVQRALFFPWKIGISKRLIISNLEQFASSQSGTRIPLMENLSIDYDKVTSIAIAGNSGSGKSYALTYFLTVLKPISDLIVIDPKFDTPSRWAKVNDVKVIHPEMNRSKSDFVSELNEALSKSLNLINQRQAILYENPEHHFTHLTIVIDEVLSISEGVNKAIKESFFSLLSQIALLGRATKVHMLLVSQRFDYHSIPVSVREQLNVLMQIGNINSKTVQFLFPDLNTEGIVIPNGKGTGLIQIIDNEHPYQVLPLLIPTYYTRKGIL